Proteins encoded within one genomic window of Pseudocalidococcus azoricus BACA0444:
- a CDS encoding DedA family protein, whose product MLLPEISLDVVQDFAREYGYWTILGGIMLENMGIPLPGETIVLVGGFLSGSGEMRFAIVLGCAILGATLGDNFGYWLGRLGGWPLLLKIGEFFKLDVTQLEDLRNRFSCNAPRAVFLGRFVALLRIFAGPLAGISQMPYGQFLLCNVAGAALWAGVMVSLAYFAGRLVSLETLVSWVAQFSLLALAGLGAWVAFSAWRHRRGVQQTVVPSSDSSSI is encoded by the coding sequence ATGCTCTTGCCGGAAATTTCCCTCGATGTGGTTCAAGACTTTGCTCGTGAGTATGGCTATTGGACAATCCTGGGGGGGATCATGTTGGAAAATATGGGGATTCCGCTCCCAGGAGAAACAATTGTCCTTGTGGGGGGATTTTTATCCGGTAGTGGCGAAATGCGCTTTGCCATTGTCTTGGGCTGTGCGATTCTCGGGGCCACCTTGGGGGATAACTTTGGCTACTGGTTGGGGCGACTGGGAGGCTGGCCGTTGTTGCTCAAGATTGGGGAATTTTTCAAACTGGATGTGACCCAACTGGAGGATTTGCGGAATCGGTTTAGTTGTAATGCACCCCGGGCGGTTTTCCTGGGGCGGTTTGTCGCCTTGTTACGGATTTTTGCTGGACCGTTGGCGGGAATTTCCCAGATGCCCTATGGTCAATTTTTGCTCTGTAATGTGGCGGGGGCGGCTTTGTGGGCAGGAGTGATGGTCTCCTTGGCCTATTTTGCTGGGCGATTAGTCTCCTTAGAAACCTTAGTTAGTTGGGTGGCCCAATTTAGTTTGTTGGCCTTGGCAGGCCTGGGGGCTTGGGTTGCTTTCTCGGCCTGGCGGCATCGCAGGGGGGTACAGCAAACAGTGGTTCCGTCCTCCGATAGCTCTAGCATTTAG
- the plsY gene encoding glycerol-3-phosphate 1-O-acyltransferase PlsY, which produces MTSSQVIWIAGLGLISYLLGSIPTGYLLGKWLKGIDIRDCGSGSTGATNVLRNLGWPAGLTVLIVDIGKGAVAISLGRWGLAGWSNDLGGLAQAGVLILLGLLAVIGHSQPIWLRFKGGKSVATSLGVLLALNWPTGLATLGVFLVVLGLSRIVSLGSIIAAMSLPIWFWVFGQPVPYIGLGVCMGLFVIWRHQSNIQRLWQGTEPKLGQPVSSTQTDLEQTAR; this is translated from the coding sequence ATGACAAGTAGCCAAGTAATCTGGATAGCCGGCCTGGGTTTAATCAGTTATCTCTTGGGTTCAATTCCCACAGGATATTTACTCGGAAAATGGCTCAAAGGGATTGATATTCGCGACTGTGGATCGGGTTCAACTGGGGCCACGAATGTTTTACGGAATTTGGGTTGGCCGGCGGGGTTAACGGTGCTGATTGTGGATATTGGCAAGGGGGCCGTCGCGATTAGTCTTGGTCGCTGGGGCCTGGCTGGGTGGAGCAATGACTTGGGTGGGTTAGCCCAGGCCGGGGTGTTGATCCTTTTGGGGTTACTGGCAGTGATTGGCCATAGTCAGCCGATTTGGTTGCGCTTTAAGGGCGGAAAATCCGTTGCCACCAGTTTAGGGGTATTACTCGCTCTGAATTGGCCAACAGGGTTAGCAACTTTGGGGGTATTTTTAGTTGTCTTGGGCCTGAGTCGGATTGTCTCCCTTGGTTCAATTATTGCCGCAATGTCATTGCCGATTTGGTTTTGGGTCTTTGGGCAGCCAGTTCCCTACATTGGCCTGGGGGTCTGCATGGGCTTGTTTGTCATTTGGCGGCATCAGAGTAATATTCAACGCCTCTGGCAAGGAACGGAGCCAAAACTAGGACAACCCGTTTCATCCACCCAAACAGATTTAGAGCAAACCGCCCGTTAA
- a CDS encoding MFS transporter, whose product MLSPGPQPTSGGFLSLLHNRNFLKLWSGQIISQLGDKIFLVLLITLVVNYQAPAYLATSMASAVMVANTLPAVFFGSAAGIFVDRYPKRTILSVTNILRGLLVLTIPFLPNEFALLLLVAFLESILTQFFAPAEQAAIPLLVDEKNLLSANALFITTMMGSLVIGFAIGEPVLSWAQSWGKLGREFFVGGLYISAGLVLSWIRVEESVTTHEQKWQFIGDLKDGFGYLRKNKLLGQAMLQLTVLYCVFAALTVLAVGLAQEIGLKPNQFGFLLAGSGAGLILGAGILGQWGERWSDRPLPLYGFLSMAFVLLVFAFVDRLWLGLGLSVFLGIGASFIGVPMQTLIQIKTPPEMRGKVFGFQNNIVNIALSVPLALAGILADLVGLQAVLVGLGIVVAVAGIWAWQKGQQIVEESI is encoded by the coding sequence ATGCTCAGCCCAGGCCCACAACCCACTTCGGGGGGATTTCTTTCCCTGCTCCACAACCGCAACTTCCTCAAACTCTGGAGCGGGCAGATCATTTCCCAATTGGGAGACAAGATTTTCTTGGTGCTTTTAATTACCCTTGTGGTCAACTATCAGGCCCCGGCCTACTTAGCGACCTCTATGGCTTCGGCGGTGATGGTGGCGAATACCTTGCCTGCGGTTTTTTTTGGGTCGGCGGCCGGAATTTTTGTCGATCGCTATCCGAAACGTACCATTCTCAGTGTCACGAATATTTTGCGGGGGCTATTGGTGCTAACAATTCCCTTTTTACCCAATGAGTTTGCGCTGCTGTTGCTAGTGGCTTTTTTAGAGTCCATCTTGACCCAGTTTTTTGCCCCGGCGGAACAAGCGGCGATTCCCTTGCTGGTGGATGAAAAAAATCTCCTCTCCGCCAATGCCCTGTTTATTACCACCATGATGGGGTCTTTAGTCATTGGGTTTGCCATTGGGGAGCCGGTCTTGAGTTGGGCCCAAAGTTGGGGCAAGCTTGGGCGGGAGTTTTTTGTTGGGGGACTGTATATCTCGGCCGGCTTGGTCTTGAGTTGGATTCGCGTCGAGGAATCTGTCACCACCCATGAGCAAAAATGGCAGTTTATTGGGGATCTCAAAGATGGCTTTGGCTACTTACGGAAGAATAAGCTGCTCGGCCAGGCCATGCTCCAACTCACGGTTTTATATTGCGTCTTTGCGGCCTTAACTGTCTTAGCCGTTGGTCTGGCCCAGGAAATTGGCCTGAAACCGAATCAGTTTGGCTTTCTTTTGGCTGGCTCTGGGGCCGGGTTGATCTTGGGGGCCGGCATTTTAGGGCAGTGGGGAGAGCGTTGGTCAGATCGGCCCTTACCCCTCTATGGCTTTTTAAGTATGGCGTTTGTCCTGCTGGTCTTTGCCTTTGTGGATCGCCTCTGGCTGGGTCTGGGTTTAAGTGTGTTTTTGGGCATTGGAGCCTCGTTTATTGGTGTCCCGATGCAAACCCTGATCCAAATTAAAACTCCCCCCGAAATGCGCGGCAAAGTCTTTGGTTTTCAAAACAATATTGTCAACATTGCTCTGAGTGTCCCCTTGGCTTTGGCTGGCATTCTTGCGGATTTAGTGGGCTTGCAAGCAGTATTAGTGGGTTTAGGGATTGTCGTGGCAGTAGCGGGCATCTGGGCTTGGCAGAAAGGGCAACAGATTGTCGAAGAGAGCATTTGA
- a CDS encoding radical SAM protein, protein MAPLVANYYLTYRCNARCHFCDIWALEPGQEADFAAIWKNLQDLRRLGVKYVDFTGGEPLLRADAPEIYRTAKGLGFVTSMTTNTILYPKRAKEIHGLVDFLNFSLDGADAETHDHSRGVKIFETLVESVKIAKDLGEYPVLNHTVTAQNYDRIGGVAELGQRLGVRVWLNPAFTAHEHYNSKKNPTPAIAESIEQNARKYSNVGYNKAALALIRAGGNDTQNPRCKAVDAVIAISPNDELLLPCYHFAQKGVPIEGKLYDLYKQSEVVEEYRQSQGRLSVCEGCTVWCYLIPSFFKGVDKYWFLNQVSYAGEFLARKRFLQRA, encoded by the coding sequence ATGGCCCCATTGGTTGCCAATTACTATCTCACCTACCGCTGTAATGCTCGCTGTCATTTTTGTGATATTTGGGCCTTAGAACCGGGTCAGGAGGCGGATTTTGCAGCCATTTGGAAAAACCTCCAGGATCTGCGGCGACTGGGGGTAAAGTATGTGGACTTTACGGGCGGTGAACCCCTGTTGCGGGCCGATGCCCCGGAAATTTATCGCACGGCCAAGGGTCTGGGCTTTGTTACCAGCATGACCACCAATACGATCCTCTATCCCAAGCGGGCAAAGGAGATTCATGGCCTGGTGGATTTTCTCAACTTTTCCTTGGATGGAGCCGATGCTGAAACCCATGATCACTCGCGGGGCGTGAAAATCTTTGAAACCCTAGTGGAGTCGGTCAAAATTGCTAAAGACCTCGGTGAATATCCCGTCCTCAACCATACTGTCACGGCCCAAAACTATGACCGAATTGGCGGAGTGGCAGAACTGGGGCAACGTTTAGGGGTGCGGGTCTGGTTAAATCCGGCCTTTACCGCCCATGAGCATTACAACAGCAAGAAAAACCCGACACCCGCCATTGCTGAGAGCATTGAACAGAATGCCAGGAAGTATAGTAACGTTGGTTACAATAAAGCAGCCCTAGCCTTAATTCGTGCTGGCGGAAACGACACCCAAAATCCCCGGTGTAAGGCCGTTGATGCGGTGATTGCAATTTCCCCTAATGACGAGTTATTGCTCCCCTGCTACCACTTTGCCCAAAAAGGTGTCCCCATCGAAGGGAAACTCTATGACCTCTATAAGCAGTCGGAAGTGGTGGAAGAGTATCGGCAATCTCAGGGGCGGTTGTCGGTGTGTGAAGGCTGTACGGTGTGGTGTTACCTCATCCCCAGTTTCTTCAAAGGTGTTGATAAGTACTGGTTCTTAAATCAAGTGTCCTATGCCGGAGAATTCCTGGCCCGAAAACGATTCCTCCAACGAGCTTGA
- a CDS encoding serine/threonine-protein kinase, which translates to MADINSDATIGQILMNRYRLTELIGKGSMGRVYLAADTLLGGVPVAVKFLSQSLMNERMKVRFAQEARAGALLGQKTIHVVRVIDYGVNADEVPFYVMEYLKGENLSDMIMIEPLPIPRFIRLMRHICLGLQVAHEGVMLEGKNCPIIHRDIKPSNALVVPDASMGELAKVLDFGIAKFLSDNLGSSQTQSFMGTLAYCSPEQIEGRELDGRSDIYSLGITMYEMLTGRMPLQAESHSIGSWFKAHHFQQPIPLAIAAPDLVIPKELNELIMACMAKSREERPQRVAEMIAVLEFLEERYGFNRTSNPETLSVPAPLPTAPSMPQAALQSVEETAWQAQWPTDKPRAEIVFASTIHAQRESAATVWVMLPRNEIDRRMLNTRYNQFLFTMSPHPMMLWITALYDPEQGARWLPCYLDLKIPRNQEVALLLASNGYYPLLFFALEDPEHCTNVITLTIATFQRQLLRDWVQTSKSLSSAAPPSVSRNLLKTELEKCKPQILEKLQQTRRNVFG; encoded by the coding sequence ATGGCCGATATCAACTCCGATGCCACTATTGGCCAGATATTAATGAACCGATATCGCCTCACAGAACTCATTGGCAAGGGGTCAATGGGGCGGGTATATTTGGCCGCCGATACCTTGTTGGGGGGGGTTCCGGTTGCCGTTAAGTTCCTTTCCCAATCCTTAATGAATGAGCGGATGAAGGTTAGGTTTGCCCAAGAGGCGCGGGCGGGGGCATTGCTCGGTCAAAAAACCATTCATGTTGTCCGGGTGATTGACTACGGGGTTAATGCCGATGAAGTCCCTTTCTATGTCATGGAATACCTGAAAGGGGAAAACCTCAGTGACATGATCATGATCGAACCCCTGCCAATCCCCAGATTCATCCGGCTGATGCGACATATTTGTTTGGGCTTACAGGTGGCCCATGAGGGGGTGATGCTGGAGGGAAAAAACTGTCCAATTATTCATCGGGATATTAAACCCAGTAATGCTTTAGTTGTGCCTGATGCCAGCATGGGGGAGTTAGCCAAGGTTTTAGATTTTGGCATTGCCAAGTTCCTGAGTGATAATCTCGGTAGCAGTCAAACCCAATCCTTTATGGGGACATTGGCCTATTGTTCGCCAGAGCAAATTGAAGGGCGGGAACTGGATGGTCGCTCGGACATTTACAGTTTGGGCATTACCATGTATGAAATGCTGACTGGTAGAATGCCCCTCCAGGCCGAGAGTCACTCCATTGGTAGTTGGTTTAAGGCCCATCACTTTCAACAACCCATTCCCCTAGCTATCGCCGCCCCGGACTTAGTGATCCCGAAAGAACTGAATGAACTGATTATGGCCTGTATGGCTAAGTCTCGGGAAGAACGCCCGCAGCGGGTGGCAGAGATGATCGCTGTTTTGGAGTTTCTCGAGGAACGCTATGGCTTCAATCGCACCTCGAACCCCGAAACTCTCTCTGTTCCCGCTCCCCTCCCCACTGCTCCATCCATGCCCCAAGCGGCCCTCCAGTCAGTGGAAGAAACTGCCTGGCAGGCCCAATGGCCTACTGATAAACCCCGCGCCGAAATTGTTTTTGCCAGTACCATCCATGCCCAACGGGAATCGGCCGCAACGGTATGGGTCATGCTACCCCGAAATGAAATTGACCGCCGGATGTTAAATACCCGCTACAATCAGTTTTTGTTTACCATGTCCCCCCATCCGATGATGCTCTGGATTACGGCCCTCTATGACCCGGAACAAGGGGCCCGCTGGTTACCCTGCTACTTAGACCTGAAGATTCCCCGCAATCAAGAAGTGGCTCTCCTCTTGGCATCCAACGGCTATTATCCGCTGCTATTTTTTGCCCTCGAAGATCCAGAGCACTGCACCAACGTCATTACCCTAACCATTGCCACCTTTCAACGTCAACTCTTGCGCGACTGGGTTCAAACCAGTAAATCCCTCTCCTCTGCTGCGCCCCCCAGTGTCAGCCGCAACCTCCTGAAAACGGAATTAGAAAAGTGCAAGCCACAAATCCTGGAGAAGCTCCAACAGACCCGCCGAAATGTCTTTGGCTAA
- the bchI gene encoding magnesium chelatase ATPase subunit I encodes MTATALTRRPVFPFTAIVGQEEMKLSLLLNVIDPKIGGVMIMGDRGTGKSTTIRALADLLPAIEVVANDPFNSSPTDADLMSDEVKLAIAAGQELPIISQKVTMVDLPLGATEDRVCGTIDIEKALGEGIKAFEPGLLAKANRGILYVDEVNLLDDHLVDVLLDSAASGWNTVEREGISIRHPARFVLVGSGNPEEGELRPQLLDRFGMHAEIRTVKDPSLRVEIVEQRTQFDQDPEGFLSQHRTEQEQLQAQIIAAQARLPHVSLDHELRVQISQVCSLLDVDGLRGDIVTNRAAKAIAALEAHQDVTVDDIRRVIVLCLRHRLRKDPLASIDSGDRVAQVFGEVFGVELAT; translated from the coding sequence GTGACTGCCACTGCCTTAACCCGCCGTCCTGTATTTCCCTTCACAGCAATCGTAGGCCAAGAGGAAATGAAACTCTCCCTGCTCCTGAATGTCATTGATCCCAAAATTGGCGGGGTGATGATTATGGGCGATCGGGGCACGGGCAAATCCACAACCATTCGCGCCCTCGCTGATCTCCTCCCGGCCATTGAAGTGGTCGCCAATGATCCCTTTAATAGCAGCCCCACCGATGCAGACTTGATGAGCGATGAGGTCAAGTTAGCCATTGCCGCCGGTCAAGAGTTACCAATTATTAGCCAAAAGGTGACGATGGTGGACTTACCCCTGGGCGCGACTGAAGACCGGGTGTGCGGCACGATTGACATTGAGAAGGCTTTGGGGGAAGGGATTAAGGCCTTTGAACCGGGCCTGCTGGCCAAAGCCAATCGGGGGATTCTCTATGTGGATGAGGTGAACCTGCTGGATGATCACCTGGTCGATGTTTTGCTGGATTCAGCCGCCTCTGGTTGGAATACGGTGGAACGGGAAGGCATTTCGATTCGCCATCCAGCCCGGTTTGTTTTGGTGGGATCGGGGAATCCAGAGGAAGGAGAACTTCGGCCCCAGTTGTTGGATCGGTTTGGAATGCACGCCGAAATTCGCACCGTTAAGGATCCCAGTTTGCGGGTCGAAATTGTCGAACAACGCACCCAGTTTGATCAAGACCCAGAAGGGTTTTTAAGTCAACATCGCACCGAGCAAGAACAACTCCAGGCCCAGATTATTGCCGCCCAGGCCCGCCTGCCCCATGTCAGCCTCGACCATGAATTGCGGGTGCAGATTTCCCAGGTCTGTTCCCTCTTAGATGTGGATGGCCTGCGGGGGGATATTGTCACCAATCGGGCCGCCAAGGCCATTGCTGCTTTAGAAGCCCATCAAGATGTAACCGTGGATGATATTCGCCGGGTCATTGTTCTCTGCCTCCGCCATCGCCTCCGCAAAGACCCCCTAGCCTCGATTGATTCTGGGGATCGGGTCGCCCAAGTGTTTGGAGAGGTTTTTGGGGTTGAACTGGCAACGTAG
- a CDS encoding phosphotransacetylase family protein → MPHHLIIGSITPYSGKSATVLGLAHQLQKRKLAIAFGKPIGTGLGETGLDADVAFIQATLGLNEKKIRPTILTLTPDLMIQRLQGLDIHHYADKLSAYQELGNLDELVLLEGPSTLEEGRLFGLSLREMAMALPAKILLIARYLSPQVVESLLLAQSELGEYLLGILINDIAPNYWESATLAKEFLEAQGMPVLGLLPRNQLLRSVSVQELVRQLGAEVLCRGDRLDLLVEELSIGAMNVSAALKYFRKGNNMAVITGGDRTDIQWAALETSTHCLILTGHLPPTPALMARAEELEIPILSVDLDTLTAVEIVDRAFGQVRLHEAVKVDCVYQLMAKHFQTERLLRALQLPLLA, encoded by the coding sequence GTGCCTCATCATTTGATTATTGGTTCCATCACTCCCTATAGCGGTAAATCAGCAACAGTCCTGGGCCTGGCCCACCAACTCCAAAAACGGAAACTTGCGATTGCCTTTGGTAAACCCATCGGGACAGGGTTAGGGGAGACGGGGCTAGACGCTGATGTGGCTTTTATTCAAGCGACCCTGGGCCTAAATGAGAAGAAAATTCGCCCGACAATTTTGACCTTGACCCCTGATTTAATGATTCAACGCTTACAGGGCCTGGATATTCATCACTATGCCGATAAGCTCTCTGCCTATCAAGAACTGGGTAACCTCGATGAATTAGTCCTTTTAGAAGGCCCCAGCACCCTCGAAGAAGGCCGGCTTTTTGGCTTATCTCTGCGCGAGATGGCCATGGCTCTTCCAGCTAAAATTCTCCTGATTGCCCGCTATCTTTCCCCCCAAGTTGTTGAATCCCTGCTCCTAGCCCAGTCGGAATTGGGCGAGTATTTGCTGGGTATCTTGATCAACGACATTGCCCCGAATTATTGGGAATCTGCCACCCTTGCCAAGGAATTTCTCGAAGCCCAGGGAATGCCAGTTTTAGGGTTACTGCCGCGCAATCAACTCCTCCGCAGTGTCAGTGTGCAAGAATTGGTGCGACAACTTGGGGCTGAGGTTTTGTGTCGGGGAGATCGCCTAGATTTACTAGTAGAAGAATTAAGCATTGGGGCCATGAATGTCAGCGCGGCACTTAAATATTTTCGCAAGGGCAACAACATGGCAGTGATTACGGGAGGCGACCGGACAGATATTCAATGGGCGGCCTTGGAAACCTCGACCCACTGTTTGATTTTGACGGGTCACTTGCCCCCCACACCTGCCTTAATGGCCCGGGCTGAAGAACTGGAAATTCCCATCCTCTCAGTTGATTTGGATACCTTGACCGCCGTTGAAATTGTGGATCGGGCCTTTGGGCAAGTACGACTCCATGAAGCGGTAAAAGTCGATTGTGTCTATCAACTGATGGCGAAACATTTCCAAACTGAGCGACTCTTGAGGGCGCTGCAATTACCGTTGCTGGCCTGA
- a CDS encoding DUF427 domain-containing protein has translation MAELPRSPRIPPGPSQESVWDYPRPPRLEAVDKHLRVIFNGETIAETQAGYRVLETSHPPVYYFPPQDVQGAYLRPVAKQTYCEWKGWGSYYDVVVGEKSAPQAGWFYGLPTPDFAAIQNYLAFYAGPMDGCYVDGELVTPQPGQFYGGWITKEIIGPFKGGLGISGW, from the coding sequence ATGGCTGAATTGCCAAGGTCGCCGCGTATCCCCCCAGGGCCTAGTCAAGAGTCGGTTTGGGATTACCCTCGCCCACCGCGCTTGGAGGCGGTTGATAAACATTTGCGAGTGATTTTTAATGGGGAAACAATTGCCGAAACCCAGGCCGGCTATCGGGTCTTAGAAACCAGTCACCCGCCTGTTTATTATTTTCCACCTCAAGATGTTCAAGGGGCGTATCTCCGGCCTGTGGCTAAGCAGACCTATTGTGAGTGGAAAGGCTGGGGGAGTTACTATGACGTTGTTGTGGGTGAAAAGTCCGCCCCCCAGGCCGGTTGGTTCTATGGCCTACCTACTCCTGATTTTGCTGCCATTCAAAATTATTTAGCCTTTTATGCAGGGCCGATGGATGGCTGCTATGTGGACGGCGAATTAGTTACTCCCCAACCTGGCCAGTTCTATGGCGGCTGGATTACAAAGGAGATTATTGGCCCGTTCAAAGGTGGCCTGGGAATCTCGGGGTGGTGA
- the ebsA gene encoding type IV pilus biogenesis protein EbsA yields MAVNLDLLKPAPPKDVNIFTPYIPSGKRTFLPLGIALYQRGTLEGQRGIEGGDNIEFVASWNISNLPADLARCNVVFDGNPELTYEITMTTFELVDHLIDVLVSYRRARVADFSKTFYRKLLRLE; encoded by the coding sequence ATGGCTGTGAATCTGGATCTACTCAAACCTGCCCCGCCCAAAGATGTCAACATTTTTACACCCTACATTCCCAGTGGAAAGCGGACCTTTTTACCCTTAGGGATTGCTCTCTATCAGCGGGGAACCTTGGAAGGACAACGGGGAATTGAGGGGGGAGACAATATCGAGTTTGTCGCGAGTTGGAATATTTCAAACCTGCCGGCCGATTTAGCGCGGTGTAATGTGGTGTTTGATGGCAACCCAGAATTAACCTACGAAATTACGATGACAACCTTTGAGTTGGTGGATCATTTAATTGATGTCCTCGTCAGTTATCGGCGGGCCCGGGTGGCAGATTTTTCTAAAACGTTTTATCGGAAGCTATTACGATTAGAGTAG
- a CDS encoding glycosyltransferase gives MPENSWPENDSSNELDPLDALLTDWVDETDQAALTPQPILDGRRIKAAMVLSAVWAVVIGLHLMAHGIWLIWALTTVMTVHGVRLVTTRPKSGLELPLETKPELAETIQLPSVSLVVAAKNEAAVIARLVKSLCGVDYPADLLDVWIVDDNSSDETGAILQQLKADYQQLNVLRRGLGATGGKSGALNQVLPLTQGEIIGVFDADAVIDPGLVKTVITRFQAPRVGAVQVRKAISNSDINFWTQGQTAEMALDAYFQQQRIAVGGLGELRGNGQFVRRAALADCGGWNESTITDDLDLSLQLHLQAWDIDLLMDPAVSEEGVTTAKALWHQRNRWAEGGYQSYLDYWSELVRNRLGTRKSLDMLFWLMIKYGIPTATIPDLLMAALRAKSPLLIPLTSLSLTLSVIGMLRAIPRTQALPMHLVSLVFSAIRATVYMLHWLPVVAGVTLRMSVRAKRLKWVKTAHEGSAASGA, from the coding sequence ATGCCGGAGAATTCCTGGCCCGAAAACGATTCCTCCAACGAGCTTGATCCGCTTGATGCCCTGTTGACCGATTGGGTGGATGAGACCGACCAGGCCGCGCTCACGCCCCAACCAATTTTAGATGGGCGGCGGATTAAGGCGGCGATGGTTTTGTCTGCAGTCTGGGCGGTGGTGATTGGGTTGCATCTCATGGCCCATGGGATTTGGTTGATCTGGGCTTTAACCACTGTGATGACGGTGCATGGAGTTCGGTTAGTGACAACGCGCCCAAAATCTGGGCTTGAATTACCGCTTGAGACGAAACCAGAATTAGCTGAGACGATTCAACTCCCGTCTGTTTCCTTAGTTGTTGCTGCCAAAAATGAAGCAGCGGTGATTGCCCGTTTGGTGAAGTCGCTCTGTGGGGTGGATTATCCAGCAGACTTACTGGATGTTTGGATTGTGGATGACAACAGTAGTGATGAGACCGGGGCAATTCTTCAGCAACTCAAAGCAGACTATCAGCAGCTCAATGTTTTACGGCGAGGGCTGGGAGCCACTGGCGGCAAATCGGGGGCATTGAATCAAGTTTTACCCCTGACCCAGGGTGAAATTATTGGTGTGTTTGATGCCGATGCGGTGATTGACCCAGGCCTGGTTAAAACCGTAATCACCCGTTTTCAAGCTCCGAGAGTTGGGGCTGTCCAAGTCCGTAAAGCCATTAGCAACAGTGATATTAATTTCTGGACTCAGGGGCAAACCGCCGAGATGGCCTTAGATGCCTATTTTCAACAACAACGAATTGCGGTCGGGGGCCTGGGGGAACTACGGGGGAATGGGCAGTTTGTCCGGCGGGCGGCCTTGGCGGATTGTGGCGGTTGGAATGAATCGACAATTACCGATGATTTGGACTTAAGTTTACAGCTCCACCTCCAGGCCTGGGATATTGATCTGCTCATGGATCCCGCTGTATCCGAAGAAGGAGTGACGACTGCAAAAGCACTTTGGCATCAACGGAATCGCTGGGCGGAAGGGGGCTATCAAAGCTATCTCGATTATTGGTCAGAGTTAGTTCGCAATCGCCTCGGCACCCGCAAAAGCCTAGATATGTTGTTCTGGCTGATGATCAAATATGGGATTCCCACGGCCACAATTCCCGACCTTTTAATGGCAGCCTTACGGGCCAAATCCCCCCTGTTAATCCCCTTGACCAGCCTGAGTTTGACGCTTTCTGTGATTGGGATGTTACGGGCGATTCCCCGCACCCAGGCCCTACCGATGCATTTGGTTAGCTTGGTATTTTCAGCGATTCGGGCCACGGTTTATATGCTCCATTGGTTGCCGGTGGTGGCCGGGGTGACGTTGCGGATGTCGGTGCGGGCTAAGCGGTTGAAGTGGGTGAAAACAGCCCACGAGGGTTCGGCGGCTTCCGGGGCTTAA
- a CDS encoding cytochrome c — MSNFSLLVKPIWQPWLFWGGLTLFLALGISLTLWQLPMAEPYVRSVMVLSGNIYQGEQIFLLNCASCHGVAGVGQVGPSLINVASRRSQAGIIHQITSGRTPPMPKFQATPQEMADLLSYLNTL; from the coding sequence TTGAGTAATTTTTCTCTACTGGTTAAACCAATTTGGCAGCCATGGCTTTTTTGGGGCGGGCTGACCTTATTCTTGGCACTGGGAATTAGTCTGACGCTGTGGCAATTACCGATGGCTGAACCCTATGTCCGCTCGGTCATGGTTTTGTCGGGAAATATTTACCAGGGAGAACAAATATTCCTGCTTAATTGTGCCAGTTGTCATGGGGTGGCGGGGGTTGGGCAGGTGGGGCCAAGTTTAATAAATGTGGCCAGTCGCCGTTCCCAGGCCGGGATTATTCATCAAATTACCAGTGGTCGCACCCCGCCCATGCCCAAATTTCAGGCCACACCTCAAGAAATGGCAGATCTGCTCAGTTATTTGAATACCCTTTAG
- a CDS encoding type II toxin-antitoxin system HicB family antitoxin — translation MSQIKYQVIIYWSQEDNNFIAEVPELPGWAAAEGWNPGQFDATRFYNTDPAGFFMGELEGEPIACIPGVSYGASVEIP, via the coding sequence ATGTCACAAATCAAATATCAAGTAATTATTTACTGGAGTCAGGAAGATAATAATTTTATTGCTGAGGTTCCAGAATTACCCGGTTGGGCGGCGGCGGAAGGTTGGAACCCAGGCCAGTTTGATGCCACTAGGTTTTACAACACCGATCCGGCTGGCTTTTTTATGGGCGAGTTAGAGGGTGAACCCATTGCCTGTATTCCTGGGGTGTCCTATGGGGCAAGCGTCGAAATCCCCTAG